A single region of the Acidithiobacillus acidisediminis genome encodes:
- a CDS encoding NAD(P)-dependent alcohol dehydrogenase: MSSVKAYAAQAADVPLAPFHIDRREPRPDDVQIDILYCGVCHSDLHTARNEWHNTLYPAVPGHEIVGRVTAVGSAVTKFQVGDLAGVGCMVDSCGHCSSCHEGEEQYCENGFTGTYNGPVFGGENTFGGYSQQIVVKESFVLKITHGEKDLARVAPLLCAGITTYSPLRHWRVGPGMTVGIVGLGGLGHMGVKLAHAMGAHVVLFTTSPGKAEDGKRLGADEVCISKDPQQMAKQVGRFDFILNTVAAPHDINALLQLLKRDGTMTLVGAPETPHPSPEVFSLIFKRRSLAGSLIGGIAETQEMLDFCAQHGIGSDIEIIPMDYINTAYERMLKSDVKYRFVIDMATLK, from the coding sequence GATCGATATCCTGTACTGCGGGGTGTGCCACTCTGACCTGCATACCGCGCGGAATGAATGGCATAACACCCTATATCCTGCTGTACCCGGACATGAGATTGTTGGACGAGTGACTGCAGTGGGTAGCGCGGTAACGAAATTCCAGGTGGGAGATCTTGCTGGCGTTGGTTGTATGGTCGATAGCTGTGGGCATTGTTCTTCCTGCCACGAGGGGGAAGAGCAATACTGCGAGAACGGCTTCACCGGTACCTACAACGGCCCGGTTTTTGGCGGTGAGAATACTTTTGGTGGGTACTCGCAACAGATTGTGGTCAAGGAGTCTTTTGTCCTAAAGATCACCCATGGGGAAAAAGATCTGGCCCGCGTTGCGCCGCTGCTCTGCGCTGGAATTACCACTTACTCCCCACTACGACATTGGCGCGTAGGGCCGGGCATGACCGTTGGTATTGTGGGGCTCGGCGGTTTGGGACATATGGGGGTAAAACTGGCCCATGCCATGGGGGCGCACGTGGTGCTGTTCACGACGTCGCCAGGCAAGGCGGAGGATGGCAAGCGTCTCGGCGCAGATGAGGTCTGCATCTCCAAGGATCCGCAGCAGATGGCCAAGCAGGTCGGTCGTTTTGATTTCATTCTGAATACCGTGGCCGCTCCCCACGACATCAATGCCCTCCTGCAATTATTGAAGCGGGATGGAACGATGACTTTGGTTGGAGCGCCGGAAACACCGCATCCCTCTCCAGAGGTGTTCAGCTTGATCTTCAAGCGTCGCAGCTTGGCCGGTTCCCTGATCGGCGGCATTGCAGAAACGCAGGAAATGCTCGATTTTTGTGCCCAACATGGTATCGGCTCAGATATTGAAATCATCCCCATGGATTACATCAATACCGCGTACGAGCGGATGTTGAAGAGCGATGTGAAGTATCGTTTCGTTATCGACATGGCGACCCTGAAGTAA
- a CDS encoding DUF3617 domain-containing protein: MHKPSALCILLAMAATLCAAPSFAATQLLPGQWQENVLMDGGMHDQLQFCLHRSDPFAQFLHARPGSVCRRTALEHTGPNSIRLQEICTGTTDPYHLQAEITLHIGSDGRSYQGTLHGTMQVAGETVPIQETLTGTYQGACR, from the coding sequence ATGCACAAACCATCTGCTCTTTGCATACTGCTTGCCATGGCAGCGACCCTGTGCGCCGCCCCAAGTTTTGCCGCTACCCAGTTGTTACCTGGCCAGTGGCAGGAAAACGTGCTCATGGACGGCGGAATGCACGACCAACTCCAGTTCTGCCTACACCGCTCCGATCCCTTTGCACAATTCCTCCATGCGCGCCCCGGCTCGGTATGCCGGCGTACGGCCCTGGAGCACACGGGCCCCAACTCCATCCGTCTGCAGGAGATCTGTACAGGCACGACTGATCCCTATCACCTGCAGGCCGAGATCACCCTCCACATCGGGTCAGATGGCCGCAGCTATCAGGGAACCCTGCACGGCACGATGCAGGTCGCGGGGGAAACGGTTCCGATACAAGAAACCCTGACAGGAACCTACCAAGGCGCCTGCCGCTAA
- a CDS encoding CTP synthase encodes MTKYIFVTGGVVSSLGKGAAGAALGALLEARGLRVTMLKLDPYINVDPGTMSPFQHGEVFVTADGAETDLDLGHYERFLSARMSQRNNFTTGLVYQTVIEKERRGDYLGRTVQVIPHITDEIKRRIRLGAGDADVAMVEIGGTVGDIESQPFLEAIRQMAVDEGRGNTIFLHLTLVPYLPSAGEMKTKPTQHSVRELRAIGIQPDVLLCRADRPIPEDHRAKIALFSNLPDRAVISAIDTDSIYRIPLLFHAQGLDDLVVEDLQLQSKAPDLSVWQGIIDALEHPQGELCIALVGKYVGLTESYKSLSEALLHAGLRARRKIRFLYVDAEEIEEHGPECLAAADAILVPGGFGGRGTEGKIRAIRHAREQRIPYLGICLGMQLAVVEFARHCASLVAANSTELDPDTPEPVITLMQRWTDPSGKVAYREEGGNLGGTMRLGAQTCILEPGSLAERAYGQREIEERHRHRFEFNNRYLEPLAQAGLRFSGRSADAALVEVIELPGHPWFLGCQFHPEFTSNPRQGHPLFDAFIAAAENYRSQEGR; translated from the coding sequence ATGACCAAGTACATTTTTGTCACCGGCGGAGTCGTCTCCTCTCTCGGTAAAGGCGCTGCCGGCGCCGCCTTGGGCGCACTGCTCGAGGCACGTGGCCTGCGGGTGACGATGCTCAAGCTGGATCCTTACATCAACGTCGATCCAGGCACCATGAGCCCATTTCAACATGGCGAGGTCTTCGTGACCGCCGATGGCGCGGAAACCGACCTCGACCTCGGGCACTACGAGCGGTTTCTGTCGGCGCGCATGAGCCAGCGCAACAACTTCACCACCGGTCTGGTCTACCAGACCGTGATCGAGAAAGAGCGTCGCGGCGATTACTTGGGGCGCACAGTGCAAGTCATCCCCCATATCACCGATGAGATCAAGCGGCGGATCCGCTTGGGTGCCGGTGATGCAGATGTGGCGATGGTGGAAATTGGCGGTACCGTCGGCGATATCGAATCCCAACCATTCCTGGAGGCCATTCGCCAGATGGCGGTGGACGAGGGGCGGGGCAACACCATCTTTTTGCATCTCACCTTGGTGCCCTACCTGCCCTCGGCGGGGGAGATGAAAACCAAGCCCACGCAGCATTCCGTGCGGGAGTTGCGTGCCATTGGTATCCAGCCTGATGTTCTGCTCTGTCGTGCCGACCGGCCGATTCCCGAGGATCATCGGGCCAAGATCGCGCTCTTTTCCAACCTGCCGGATCGTGCCGTGATTTCGGCCATTGATACCGATAGCATCTATCGCATTCCTTTGCTGTTCCATGCCCAAGGCCTGGATGACTTGGTTGTGGAAGATTTACAGCTGCAGTCAAAGGCCCCGGATCTCTCTGTGTGGCAAGGTATCATCGATGCCCTGGAGCATCCCCAAGGGGAACTGTGCATCGCATTGGTGGGCAAATATGTGGGTCTGACCGAGTCCTACAAGTCGCTTTCTGAGGCACTCCTGCATGCTGGATTGCGGGCGCGGCGCAAGATTCGCTTCCTCTATGTCGATGCGGAGGAGATCGAGGAGCATGGACCGGAGTGTCTGGCTGCAGCCGATGCGATCCTGGTGCCCGGCGGCTTTGGTGGTCGAGGAACGGAAGGAAAAATCCGGGCCATCCGCCATGCGCGCGAACAGCGCATCCCGTATCTGGGAATCTGTCTCGGAATGCAATTGGCGGTCGTCGAGTTTGCTCGCCACTGCGCGAGCCTCGTCGCTGCGAACAGCACCGAGCTCGATCCCGATACCCCAGAGCCGGTCATCACCCTGATGCAGCGCTGGACCGATCCGAGTGGCAAGGTAGCCTACCGAGAGGAGGGGGGTAATCTGGGCGGGACGATGCGTCTTGGGGCGCAGACCTGCATTCTCGAACCCGGCAGTTTGGCGGAACGCGCCTATGGCCAGCGAGAGATCGAGGAGCGTCATCGACATCGTTTCGAGTTCAATAATCGCTATCTGGAACCCCTGGCGCAGGCCGGGCTGCGCTTTTCCGGGCGATCCGCCGATGCTGCCCTGGTCGAGGTGATCGAGTTGCCGGGGCACCCCTGGTTTCTCGGCTGCCAGTTTCATCCCGAATTCACCAGTAATCCGCGCCAAGGTCATCCGCTCTTTGATGCCTTTATTGCTGCGGCCGAGAACTATCGCAGTCAGGAGGGGCGTTGA
- the kdsA gene encoding 3-deoxy-8-phosphooctulonate synthase encodes MDLLGFPVALRAPFFLIAGPCAIESEDLALRSAATLRDICARLQIPFIYKSSYDKANRSSGGSFRGPGMDEGLRILAKVRQEIGVPVLTDVHEKEDVTAVAEVVDVLQTPAFLCRQTDFIQAVAATGKPVNIKKGQFLAPWDMVHVVAKAKATGNEQILVCERGVSFGYNNLVSDMRSLAVMRQTGCPVVFDATHSVQLPGGQGDRSGGQREFVPVLARAAVAAGVSGLFMETHPDPRCALSDGPNAWPLGQMEALLQVLQAIDAAVKSQDFPENHPEELLP; translated from the coding sequence ATGGATTTGTTGGGTTTTCCTGTTGCTTTGCGCGCCCCCTTTTTCCTGATCGCTGGTCCCTGCGCCATCGAGAGTGAAGACCTCGCCCTGCGTAGTGCCGCCACCTTGCGGGACATCTGCGCGCGCCTGCAGATTCCCTTCATCTATAAAAGTTCTTACGACAAGGCCAATCGCTCTTCTGGTGGTAGTTTTCGTGGGCCGGGGATGGACGAAGGGCTGCGTATCCTTGCCAAGGTGCGTCAGGAAATCGGTGTGCCTGTGCTCACCGACGTCCATGAAAAGGAGGATGTGACGGCGGTGGCCGAGGTGGTGGATGTGCTGCAGACCCCCGCCTTTCTGTGTCGGCAGACCGACTTCATCCAAGCCGTGGCCGCCACCGGCAAGCCGGTGAATATCAAGAAGGGACAGTTTCTGGCCCCCTGGGACATGGTGCATGTGGTGGCCAAGGCCAAGGCAACGGGTAACGAGCAGATTCTTGTCTGTGAGCGTGGCGTGAGCTTTGGTTACAATAATTTGGTTTCCGATATGCGCTCTCTGGCGGTGATGCGGCAGACCGGTTGTCCGGTGGTCTTCGACGCTACCCACTCGGTGCAACTGCCCGGTGGGCAAGGTGACCGCTCTGGCGGGCAGCGGGAATTCGTCCCGGTATTGGCTCGGGCCGCCGTTGCCGCAGGTGTTTCGGGGCTGTTCATGGAAACCCATCCGGATCCGCGTTGTGCCCTTTCTGATGGTCCCAATGCCTGGCCTCTCGGTCAGATGGAAGCGTTGCTCCAAGTACTGCAAGCCATTGACGCTGCCGTAAAGTCACAAGATTTTCCTGAAAACCATCCAGAGGAGTTGCTACCATGA
- the eno gene encoding phosphopyruvate hydratase — MTAIVQIHAREVLDSRGNPTVEAEVTLENGAMGRAIVPSGASTGEREAMELRDGDERYGGKGVRRAVENVNGEIQDALLGMEVEQQQEIDAELCALDGTPNKSRLGANAILSVSLASAHAAARSLGLPLYRYMGGLGPIQLPVPMMNVINGGAHADNAIDMQEFMIIPAGAESFSEALQMGVEVFHRLKAVLHGQGLTTTVGDEGGFAPNLPSNEAALELLVEAITQAGYTPGEDIWLGMDAASSEFFQEGKYHLHSEGRSLDSGQFVEYLNDLVDRYPILSIEDGMDQNDWEGWVQLTDRLGDRLQLVGDDIFVTNTRILREGIDRGVGNSILIKLNQIGTLSETLAAIEMAKTHSYTAIVSHRSGETEDTTLADLAVATGCGQIKTGSLSRTDRVAKYNRLLRIEEELADAARFPGLAAFYNLD, encoded by the coding sequence ATGACTGCCATCGTCCAGATCCATGCCCGGGAAGTGCTCGACTCCCGTGGTAATCCCACTGTCGAAGCCGAAGTGACTCTCGAGAATGGTGCCATGGGCCGGGCCATCGTCCCCAGTGGCGCCTCCACCGGCGAGCGCGAAGCGATGGAATTGCGTGACGGTGATGAACGCTATGGCGGTAAGGGCGTGCGCCGAGCAGTGGAAAACGTCAATGGGGAAATCCAGGATGCTCTGCTGGGAATGGAGGTGGAGCAGCAGCAGGAAATCGATGCCGAGCTCTGTGCCCTCGACGGCACCCCCAACAAATCACGTTTGGGTGCCAACGCCATTCTCAGCGTGTCCCTCGCCTCTGCCCATGCCGCGGCTCGTTCCCTGGGACTGCCGCTATATCGGTACATGGGGGGGCTTGGGCCAATCCAGCTTCCGGTGCCGATGATGAACGTCATCAACGGCGGTGCGCATGCAGACAATGCTATCGACATGCAGGAATTCATGATCATTCCGGCCGGTGCGGAGTCCTTCTCCGAGGCTTTGCAAATGGGAGTGGAGGTCTTCCATCGCTTGAAGGCGGTACTGCATGGTCAAGGTCTGACGACCACAGTGGGGGATGAGGGTGGTTTTGCGCCCAATCTACCGTCCAACGAGGCGGCGCTCGAGCTGTTGGTCGAGGCGATCACCCAGGCCGGCTATACCCCAGGCGAAGACATCTGGTTGGGCATGGATGCGGCATCGAGCGAGTTTTTCCAGGAAGGGAAATATCACCTGCACAGCGAGGGTCGATCCCTGGATAGCGGCCAGTTTGTCGAATATCTTAACGACCTGGTCGACCGCTATCCGATTCTCAGTATCGAGGATGGGATGGATCAAAACGACTGGGAGGGTTGGGTACAGCTCACCGACCGTCTAGGGGATCGACTGCAACTCGTGGGCGATGACATTTTTGTCACCAACACCCGCATTCTGCGTGAGGGCATTGATCGCGGTGTGGGGAACAGCATTCTCATCAAGCTGAATCAGATCGGCACGCTGAGCGAGACCCTGGCGGCGATCGAGATGGCGAAGACGCATAGTTATACCGCCATTGTTTCGCATCGCTCTGGGGAGACGGAAGATACGACGCTGGCCGATTTGGCCGTGGCCACGGGCTGTGGTCAGATCAAGACCGGTTCCCTTTCGCGTACGGATCGGGTGGCAAAATATAACCGCTTGTTGCGTATTGAAGAGGAATTGGCGGATGCTGCACGCTTCCCGGGGCTTGCAGCCTTTTACAATTTGGACTAA
- a CDS encoding FtsB family cell division protein, with protein MAVVWDNSLYSARAAVSRIAGLSRADLVLLAALIALQYFLWFGAGSWWTVAQLHAQVEHRNTTVQGLQKRNDKLAAEVLSLQRDSGAVAGLARRNLGLIGKNEIFVWVIPKSTPSNAS; from the coding sequence ATGGCGGTTGTGTGGGACAACTCTTTGTACTCTGCGCGCGCTGCGGTGTCCCGCATCGCCGGGTTGAGTCGCGCAGATCTTGTCCTGCTCGCCGCCTTGATTGCGCTGCAATATTTTCTCTGGTTCGGGGCGGGAAGTTGGTGGACGGTGGCACAGTTGCATGCGCAGGTGGAGCATCGGAACACTACCGTGCAGGGCCTGCAGAAGCGTAATGATAAACTCGCAGCCGAAGTCTTGAGTCTGCAGAGGGATTCTGGTGCCGTGGCTGGTCTGGCGCGGCGCAACTTGGGGCTGATCGGTAAAAACGAGATTTTTGTTTGGGTGATCCCGAAATCGACTCCCAGTAACGCCTCCTGA
- the efp gene encoding elongation factor P → MKISAFDIRPGNILEYEKGLWRVLKTDFVKPGKGGAFMQVEMKNIETGTKTNQRFRSEEKMEKAVVEPRKMQFLYNDGTGYIFMDNENFEQLTLGEDLLEGQTGYLLPNTEIQVNLHNDRPIGVELPPVVILEVVEAEPSIKGQTATGSYKPARMETGITVQVPQFVNNGEKIRVNTVDGSYIDRA, encoded by the coding sequence ATGAAAATCTCCGCTTTCGATATTCGGCCCGGCAACATTCTGGAATATGAGAAGGGCCTTTGGCGCGTACTCAAAACCGATTTTGTCAAACCGGGTAAGGGCGGCGCCTTCATGCAGGTGGAAATGAAGAACATCGAGACCGGAACCAAGACCAACCAGCGCTTCCGCTCGGAAGAGAAAATGGAAAAGGCAGTGGTGGAGCCGCGCAAGATGCAGTTCCTCTACAACGACGGTACCGGCTACATCTTCATGGACAACGAGAATTTTGAGCAATTGACCTTGGGTGAGGATCTGCTGGAAGGGCAAACGGGCTATTTGTTACCGAATACCGAAATCCAGGTCAATCTGCATAATGATCGCCCGATCGGCGTCGAACTGCCCCCTGTGGTCATCCTCGAAGTCGTGGAAGCCGAACCATCGATCAAGGGACAAACCGCGACTGGTTCCTACAAGCCCGCGCGCATGGAGACCGGGATTACGGTGCAGGTTCCCCAGTTCGTCAATAATGGCGAAAAAATTCGCGTCAACACCGTGGATGGTAGCTACATCGATCGCGCCTAG
- a CDS encoding gamma-butyrobetaine hydroxylase-like domain-containing protein — MEIRPLMLSKVLEVEWGDGHTSRLTFEHLRVECPCAECKGHTPDQAQTIIGKEEVQLVDIQPVGNYAVQLHFSDGHGTGIYTWDYLRRLDDLQAG; from the coding sequence ATGGAGATACGTCCTCTCATGCTCAGTAAGGTGCTGGAAGTTGAGTGGGGGGATGGGCATACCAGTCGCCTGACCTTCGAACACCTGCGGGTGGAATGTCCTTGCGCGGAATGCAAAGGGCACACGCCGGATCAGGCGCAGACCATTATCGGCAAGGAGGAGGTGCAGCTGGTGGACATCCAACCCGTCGGTAATTATGCAGTACAGCTACACTTCAGTGATGGACATGGAACAGGCATCTACACTTGGGATTACCTGCGTCGCCTCGATGACCTCCAAGCCGGTTGA
- the uvrC gene encoding excinuclease ABC subunit UvrC encodes MTSKPVEAPLQEVLPESEQVFVLADFLRQLSVGPGVYQMFAAAGQILYVGKARNLKRRVSSYFHKNRHSPKTLAMLQQVQRVEVIHTHTETEALVLEAQLIKRHHPPYNILLRDDKSYPYLFIETSSTFPRMSFHRGAQRRKGQYFGPYPAVTSLRESMVLLQKAFRLRTCEDSVFRNRSRACLHYQIRRCSGPCVGHISAQDYAADVKSTIQFLQGRSDEVLQDLQERMQSAAENLAFEEAARLRDQVAALSKIQERQYVAQSGGGDFDVLAAVEEEGQWCVYLSLLRHGRQLGGRAIFPRHSEGVRGAEMMAAFLSQFYADREIPGNLLVNVLPRAAATLQAALTDLSGHKVLLDQAQRGPRRRWMQLAETNARMALRTRQQGASQSRRRMQRLQELFDLDELPQRMECFDISHTQGEAATASCVVFDADGARKEAYRRFNMRDITPGDDYAAMEQAVLRRYARLQDEGQALPEIVFIDGGAAQLARAAAALRSLGIDGIQLCGVAKGSSRRPGLEWLHAPQWSSPRQLAADDPALLIIQEIRDEAHRFAITGHRARRQKARQESDLDAISGIGPKRRSALLRRFGGLRGVRDAGVDDLQRVEGIRRELAQRIYDYFHSGART; translated from the coding sequence ATGACCTCCAAGCCGGTTGAGGCGCCGCTGCAGGAAGTTTTGCCGGAGTCGGAGCAGGTCTTCGTCCTTGCGGATTTTTTGCGTCAGCTGAGTGTGGGGCCCGGTGTTTACCAGATGTTTGCCGCTGCCGGGCAGATTCTGTACGTTGGCAAGGCCCGCAACCTCAAGCGCCGGGTAAGCTCGTACTTTCACAAGAACCGCCACAGCCCGAAGACACTCGCCATGTTGCAACAAGTGCAGCGGGTGGAGGTGATTCATACCCATACCGAAACCGAGGCCCTGGTGTTGGAGGCGCAGCTCATCAAGCGTCATCATCCCCCATACAACATCCTGCTTCGGGATGATAAGAGCTACCCCTACCTGTTCATCGAAACCAGTAGTACTTTCCCCCGTATGAGTTTTCACCGCGGTGCGCAACGACGCAAAGGGCAATACTTTGGCCCGTATCCAGCGGTCACCTCGTTGCGCGAGAGCATGGTGTTATTGCAAAAGGCCTTTCGCTTGCGTACCTGCGAAGACAGCGTGTTTCGCAATCGGAGTCGCGCCTGTTTGCATTATCAGATTCGCCGCTGTAGCGGTCCTTGCGTGGGGCACATCAGCGCGCAGGACTACGCTGCTGACGTCAAATCCACCATACAGTTTCTCCAGGGGCGCAGTGATGAGGTACTCCAGGATCTGCAAGAACGGATGCAGAGCGCGGCAGAAAATCTGGCTTTTGAAGAAGCGGCGCGCCTACGTGACCAAGTGGCGGCCTTGTCCAAGATTCAGGAGCGCCAATATGTTGCGCAGTCGGGCGGCGGTGATTTCGATGTGCTGGCGGCGGTGGAGGAGGAAGGGCAATGGTGCGTCTATCTGAGTCTTCTGCGTCACGGTCGTCAGCTTGGCGGTCGGGCGATTTTCCCGCGCCATAGCGAGGGCGTGCGCGGGGCCGAGATGATGGCCGCGTTTCTCAGTCAGTTTTATGCCGATCGGGAAATTCCCGGGAACCTCCTGGTCAACGTCCTCCCTCGTGCCGCCGCTACTCTGCAAGCAGCGTTGACGGATCTGTCAGGGCATAAGGTGTTGCTGGATCAAGCGCAGCGTGGTCCGCGCCGGCGCTGGATGCAGTTGGCGGAAACCAATGCCCGCATGGCCCTGCGCACACGCCAGCAGGGCGCCAGCCAGTCGCGGCGACGCATGCAAAGGTTACAGGAGCTATTCGACCTGGACGAGTTGCCCCAACGCATGGAGTGTTTCGACATCAGCCATACCCAGGGTGAAGCCGCGACGGCCTCCTGCGTGGTCTTCGACGCCGATGGTGCGCGCAAGGAGGCCTATCGGCGCTTCAATATGCGCGACATCACGCCGGGAGATGACTATGCCGCCATGGAACAGGCTGTTTTGCGCCGCTATGCGCGCCTGCAGGACGAAGGTCAGGCACTACCAGAAATTGTGTTTATTGACGGTGGAGCGGCCCAACTGGCGCGTGCAGCTGCCGCTCTGCGCAGCTTGGGCATTGACGGTATCCAGCTCTGCGGGGTAGCCAAAGGGAGTAGCCGGCGTCCCGGCCTGGAATGGCTACATGCGCCGCAATGGTCCAGCCCGCGACAGCTGGCGGCGGACGATCCCGCCTTGCTGATCATTCAGGAAATTCGTGATGAAGCCCATCGCTTTGCCATTACCGGCCACCGGGCACGGCGACAGAAGGCACGGCAGGAGTCGGATCTCGATGCCATCTCCGGTATCGGTCCCAAACGTCGCAGTGCGCTATTGCGCCGCTTTGGTGGCTTGCGCGGGGTGCGCGATGCGGGGGTCGATGACCTGCAACGAGTAGAGGGCATACGCCGTGAGCTGGCGCAGCGGATCTATGATTACTTTCATTCCGGAGCCCGAACATGA
- the pgsA gene encoding CDP-diacylglycerol--glycerol-3-phosphate 3-phosphatidyltransferase — translation MMARLPNFLTMLRILLIPVFVLLFFLGGVERSYGATAIFALAALTDWADGYLARRYNGVSPFGTFLDPVADKLMVATALVLICATGEMPAVLAGILTSIIVGREITVSALREWMAEIGERKKVSVSWLGKIKATLQMLAILFLVYSGPLAGGIAARDIGIVLLLLAAAMTLWSMVDYLRAAWPSLMGRQAPGH, via the coding sequence ATGATGGCGCGTCTTCCTAATTTTCTGACGATGCTGCGCATTCTATTGATTCCGGTATTCGTGTTGCTGTTTTTCCTTGGTGGCGTGGAGAGGAGTTATGGGGCAACGGCCATTTTTGCCCTGGCTGCCCTGACCGATTGGGCCGATGGATATCTGGCCCGACGCTACAACGGGGTTTCTCCCTTCGGGACCTTTCTGGATCCGGTGGCCGATAAGCTCATGGTGGCTACTGCGCTGGTGCTGATTTGCGCGACGGGAGAGATGCCAGCCGTTCTCGCCGGGATTCTGACCAGCATCATCGTCGGACGGGAGATTACCGTTTCGGCACTGCGGGAGTGGATGGCAGAGATCGGAGAGCGCAAAAAAGTCTCCGTCTCTTGGTTGGGCAAGATCAAGGCTACCTTGCAGATGTTGGCCATTCTTTTTCTGGTTTATTCCGGTCCCTTGGCTGGCGGCATTGCCGCCCGTGATATCGGCATTGTTCTGCTGCTGTTGGCGGCGGCCATGACCCTGTGGAGCATGGTCGATTATTTGCGCGCCGCCTGGCCGAGCCTGATGGGTAGACAGGCCCCTGGACACTGA